In Mycobacterium sp. Aquia_216, a genomic segment contains:
- a CDS encoding epimerase, translating to MKTLVIGGTGSTGVPVLEGLLRRGHDVTMLHRGVHEPDGLPDVPHIHADPHFPESLTAAVGGAQYDLVLAMYGRVASIAEVFAGRCGHLISIGGVPAYRGCLRAAQVHPYGMALNAREDGPLSDSTEPVPKFAKLIRAAERAVFDRAQAGDYRGTVIRYPAIYGPRNLVPWEWSVMRRVRDGRRRMILPDNGLWIISRCAGRNAAEVVLSAVDHPDIADGQAYNAADDEQFTVRQWAETVAHIMGAEMEFVGVPREMAPSALIELLPPGGDPHILLDNDKAKRELGYTQVVAARVAMDEAVQWLSANPVTAADYPLYPARFDYDAEDRLIDAYLQAVQWVRDQAPDKAPDVRHPMPHPKTVSVGRDEGGR from the coding sequence ATGAAGACGCTTGTCATCGGTGGCACCGGATCCACGGGTGTCCCGGTGCTGGAGGGTCTGCTGCGTCGGGGACACGACGTGACGATGCTGCATCGCGGCGTGCATGAACCCGACGGGTTGCCGGATGTCCCACACATCCACGCTGATCCGCACTTCCCGGAATCCCTGACCGCGGCCGTCGGTGGTGCACAGTACGACCTGGTGCTGGCGATGTACGGGCGGGTCGCCAGCATCGCCGAGGTGTTCGCCGGCCGGTGCGGCCACTTGATCAGCATCGGCGGCGTGCCGGCCTATCGTGGCTGCCTGCGAGCGGCGCAGGTGCACCCGTATGGCATGGCTCTCAACGCCCGCGAGGACGGGCCGCTGTCCGACAGCACCGAGCCGGTGCCGAAGTTTGCCAAATTGATTCGAGCCGCCGAACGCGCCGTATTCGACCGGGCCCAAGCCGGGGATTACCGGGGCACCGTGATCCGCTACCCGGCGATCTACGGCCCGCGTAACCTGGTGCCTTGGGAGTGGTCGGTGATGCGCCGGGTGCGTGACGGCAGGCGTCGGATGATTTTGCCGGACAACGGATTATGGATCATCTCGCGGTGCGCGGGCCGCAATGCTGCCGAGGTGGTGCTCAGCGCGGTCGACCATCCAGACATAGCGGACGGGCAGGCCTACAACGCCGCCGATGATGAGCAGTTCACCGTGCGGCAGTGGGCCGAGACCGTCGCCCACATCATGGGCGCCGAAATGGAATTCGTCGGCGTCCCGCGGGAGATGGCGCCGTCGGCGCTCATCGAACTGTTGCCGCCCGGTGGCGATCCGCACATCCTTCTGGACAACGACAAGGCCAAGCGGGAGCTCGGGTACACGCAGGTGGTAGCCGCCCGCGTGGCAATGGATGAGGCGGTCCAGTGGCTCAGCGCCAACCCGGTGACGGCCGCGGATTATCCGTTGTATCCGGCGCGTTTCGACTACGACGCCGAAGACCGGCTCATCGACGCTTACCTGCAAGCGGTGCAATGGGTGCGTGATCAGGCTCCGGACAAAGCGCCCGATGTGCGACACCCGATGCCGCATCCCAAGACCGTGTCCGTCGGCCGCGACGAAGGCGGCCGGTGA
- a CDS encoding homogentisate 1,2-dioxygenase: MRTLIQLSKGKTSRQAHRNLPGAGSNGELLKDDELTRRGFDGREAVLYRSNDPTVFRTEGRFKSTSVMLGDIKPEDLTDARGNPQRLYYNADATIWLSRRAEPMPFYRRNVDGDECWFVHRGSGTVETEFGPIGYGQGDYIVIPKAITHRFAVDAGETILFGIETVGELRAPTYVGLGRHAPFDPDVIRVPEPAAIASDRDEYEIRVKYDHEYSSIYVDNHPCDVQGWKGDYFPFAFNIGDWNVIMSDSLHLPPSMHCFLVADGINIINLLPRPFETVAGVERIPWFHRNADYDEIALIHGGKSLGRPLKSGLVSHDPQGIHHGFPDRARIKSRREWDEHSRIEWEIIMVEAARPLKLDPVVQA, translated from the coding sequence ATGCGTACGTTGATCCAGCTCAGCAAGGGCAAGACGAGCAGGCAGGCCCACCGCAATCTGCCCGGCGCGGGTAGCAACGGCGAACTGCTCAAGGACGATGAACTCACCCGGCGGGGCTTCGACGGCCGAGAGGCCGTGTTGTATCGCTCCAACGACCCGACGGTCTTCCGCACCGAAGGCCGGTTCAAGTCGACGAGCGTCATGCTCGGCGACATCAAGCCGGAGGACCTCACCGATGCGCGGGGAAACCCGCAACGGCTTTACTACAACGCCGACGCCACCATCTGGCTGTCACGCCGGGCCGAGCCGATGCCGTTCTACCGGCGCAACGTCGACGGCGACGAGTGCTGGTTCGTCCATCGGGGGTCGGGAACCGTCGAGACGGAATTCGGCCCAATCGGTTACGGCCAAGGCGATTACATCGTCATTCCCAAGGCGATCACGCACCGGTTCGCGGTCGACGCCGGCGAGACCATCTTGTTCGGAATCGAGACAGTGGGTGAACTGCGGGCACCCACCTACGTCGGGTTGGGCCGTCACGCCCCCTTCGATCCCGACGTGATCCGCGTGCCTGAGCCCGCCGCGATCGCCTCGGATCGCGACGAATACGAGATCAGGGTCAAATACGACCACGAGTACTCGTCGATCTACGTCGACAATCACCCGTGCGACGTGCAGGGCTGGAAGGGTGACTACTTTCCGTTCGCGTTCAACATCGGTGACTGGAACGTGATCATGTCCGACAGCCTGCATTTGCCGCCGTCGATGCATTGCTTTCTGGTCGCCGACGGCATCAACATCATCAACCTGCTTCCGCGCCCGTTCGAGACAGTCGCGGGAGTGGAGCGTATTCCGTGGTTCCATCGCAACGCCGACTACGACGAGATCGCCTTGATCCACGGCGGAAAATCACTCGGACGCCCACTCAAATCTGGCCTGGTGAGCCATGATCCGCAGGGGATTCACCACGGCTTCCCGGATCGTGCTCGCATCAAGTCTCGCCGCGAATGGGACGAGCACTCCAGGATCGAGTGGGAGATCATCATGGTCGAGGCCGCGCGGCCGCTGAAATTGGACCCCGTCGTGCAGGCCTGA
- a CDS encoding cytochrome P450 — protein sequence MDQFDHHSRDFAQHWRGIYADMRRHCPVAHSDRHDGYSVLTRYDDIKKVLADPETFVSGRDLRFGDGTVRGGATVPTNPVRMGMMEMDPPVSQAYRKLLAPLLSRKAIEAYRPRMQEIVSWTIDRVIDSGSVDFVDQIANPLPAMVSLDYFGLSLDKWEQYATTLHKAVYREKGSVRDLVALVDDVRSTVVERRDTAGERGDLVDALLTGAVDGEPLDDEMITELLFMLLNGGIDTSTALIAHMFGYLGAHPSDREKLIADPARIPSAIDEMLRYFPPGTGVARTVAKPVEIEGHRFTPGDRVYCAIGGANLDPAVFPHPDEVRLDRENGGKHLSFGFGVHRCLGAFLAPMELTVLLDEVLNRMPDYVIDHERVRQYPTIPLVNGYLAMPATFTPGPRLLTGFATALPIRLEPATTA from the coding sequence GTGGATCAGTTCGACCATCACTCGCGAGATTTCGCCCAGCACTGGCGCGGCATATATGCCGACATGCGCCGGCACTGCCCGGTGGCCCATAGTGATCGACACGACGGTTACTCGGTACTGACCCGCTACGACGACATCAAAAAGGTGCTCGCCGACCCCGAAACATTTGTCAGCGGCCGCGACCTGCGGTTCGGTGACGGCACCGTCCGAGGTGGCGCGACGGTGCCTACCAACCCCGTTCGCATGGGCATGATGGAGATGGACCCGCCGGTATCCCAGGCTTACCGTAAGTTGCTGGCACCACTGTTGTCGCGCAAGGCAATTGAGGCCTATCGCCCGCGGATGCAAGAGATCGTGTCCTGGACGATCGACCGCGTCATCGACTCCGGCAGTGTCGATTTCGTGGACCAGATCGCGAATCCACTGCCCGCGATGGTGTCCCTCGACTATTTTGGCCTGTCGCTGGACAAGTGGGAGCAGTACGCCACAACCCTGCACAAGGCCGTCTACCGGGAAAAAGGTTCGGTGCGCGATCTGGTGGCGCTGGTCGACGACGTGCGATCGACCGTCGTCGAGCGGCGAGATACCGCCGGCGAACGCGGTGATCTGGTCGACGCGTTGCTGACCGGTGCGGTCGATGGCGAACCGCTCGATGACGAGATGATCACCGAACTGTTGTTCATGTTGCTCAACGGCGGTATCGACACCTCGACGGCGCTCATCGCGCACATGTTCGGCTACTTGGGCGCGCATCCCAGCGACCGCGAGAAGCTGATCGCCGACCCGGCCCGGATTCCGTCGGCCATCGATGAGATGTTGCGCTACTTTCCTCCGGGGACCGGGGTAGCGCGCACCGTCGCCAAACCCGTTGAGATCGAAGGACACCGATTCACACCGGGTGATCGCGTGTATTGCGCGATCGGTGGGGCCAATCTCGACCCCGCCGTCTTTCCGCACCCCGACGAAGTTCGTCTGGACCGCGAAAACGGCGGCAAGCATTTGTCATTCGGGTTCGGTGTGCATCGCTGCCTCGGAGCATTCTTGGCGCCGATGGAGCTGACCGTTCTGCTCGACGAGGTCCTGAATCGGATGCCGGACTACGTGATCGACCACGAGCGAGTCCGCCAGTACCCGACGATCCCGCTGGTCAACGGCTATCTGGCAATGCCCGCCACCTTCACCCCCGGACCACGCCTGCTCACCGGATTTGCCACCGCGCTACCGATCCGGCTGGAACCGGCAACGACGGCCTGA
- a CDS encoding CaiB/BaiF CoA transferase family protein: MVQLPPPSDAGVPPLTGVRVLDLSALGPGPFCSMLLADFGADVVSVERPAASHPFDPAKSLARGKRSVVVDLRAERGAEVIARLADAADVLLESNRPGTMERRGLGPDVLCERNPMLIYTRLTGWGQHGPYRDRAGHDINYAAVAGTLGVIGDDRPVPPLAMLGDLAGGSLFAALGIVMALYERTVTGRGQVIDAAIADGSALLNLTNLAEFNAGIWAGRGRHILSGAAPFYGPYPCSDGRFFAVGAIEPKFYANFLGALGIDDVDISAQLDPAHWAQLHDRVAAVFTTKPRAHWTAVFADIDGCGAPVLDLGELADDPHLRARSTIVTAPDGSVTANPAPRLSRTPGRAGPSPRTPGADTRDVLREAGFNDAEVSALIAEGTVAASG, encoded by the coding sequence GTGGTCCAGCTTCCGCCGCCAAGCGACGCCGGTGTGCCGCCGTTGACCGGGGTGCGGGTGCTGGACCTGAGCGCGTTGGGACCCGGCCCATTCTGTTCGATGCTGCTTGCCGACTTCGGAGCCGACGTGGTTTCGGTCGAACGGCCCGCGGCCTCGCACCCCTTCGATCCGGCCAAGTCGCTGGCGCGGGGTAAACGATCGGTCGTGGTGGATCTGCGCGCGGAGCGCGGCGCCGAGGTTATCGCGCGGCTTGCGGATGCCGCCGATGTCCTGCTGGAGAGCAACCGGCCCGGCACGATGGAACGCCGCGGGCTGGGCCCGGACGTACTGTGCGAACGCAATCCGATGCTCATCTACACGCGGTTGACCGGCTGGGGTCAACACGGGCCCTACCGCGACAGGGCTGGACACGACATCAACTACGCCGCGGTCGCGGGCACTCTTGGTGTGATCGGCGACGACCGGCCGGTACCGCCACTGGCCATGCTGGGCGATCTGGCGGGCGGCTCGCTGTTCGCCGCGTTGGGAATTGTGATGGCGCTCTACGAACGCACCGTCACCGGCCGGGGCCAAGTGATCGACGCGGCGATCGCCGACGGCTCGGCGCTGCTCAACCTCACCAACCTCGCCGAGTTCAACGCGGGTATTTGGGCGGGCCGCGGTCGTCACATCTTGTCCGGAGCCGCGCCGTTCTACGGTCCCTATCCCTGTTCCGACGGTCGGTTCTTCGCCGTGGGTGCGATCGAACCGAAGTTCTACGCCAACTTCCTTGGCGCCCTTGGGATCGACGACGTCGACATTTCAGCCCAACTCGACCCCGCGCATTGGGCTCAATTGCACGACAGGGTCGCGGCGGTTTTCACGACCAAGCCGCGCGCCCACTGGACCGCGGTGTTCGCCGATATCGACGGTTGCGGAGCACCGGTTCTCGACCTCGGCGAACTCGCCGACGACCCCCACTTGCGGGCCCGCTCCACGATCGTCACCGCGCCGGACGGCTCGGTGACCGCCAACCCCGCACCTCGGCTGTCCCGCACCCCGGGGCGCGCCGGACCCTCACCGAGGACGCCGGGTGCGGACACCCGAGACGTACTGCGGGAGGCGGGTTTCAACGATGCTGAAGTCAGCGCCTTGATCGCCGAGGGGACCGTCGCAGCGTCCGGTTGA
- a CDS encoding mycofactocin-coupled SDR family oxidoreductase, whose product MTGRVAGKVALITGAARGQGRSHALRLASEGADIIALDICRQIESVPYPLSTPEDLEATARQVKELGQSVVTCEVDVRDGEALLAAVNDGVAQLGGLDIVIANAGILSVGASFELSEQSWSQVIDTNLSGVWRTTKAAVPHLIAGDKGGSIVLTSSIAGLVGQPGIGHYVAAKHGVVGLMKTLALELAPLSIRVNSIHPTNVDTPMIMNEATYRVFLPDDPHPTREKFAVPAGEMNALPVPWIEPGDVSNAVLFLASDEARYITGISLPIDAGAVIK is encoded by the coding sequence ATGACCGGACGGGTGGCCGGCAAGGTCGCGTTAATCACCGGAGCGGCCCGCGGCCAGGGGCGCAGCCACGCGTTGCGACTGGCCAGCGAGGGCGCAGACATCATTGCGCTCGACATCTGCCGACAGATTGAGTCGGTACCATATCCGCTGTCGACACCCGAGGATCTCGAGGCGACTGCCCGCCAGGTCAAGGAGCTCGGCCAGAGCGTGGTGACCTGTGAGGTCGACGTCCGCGACGGTGAGGCGCTTCTCGCGGCGGTGAACGACGGAGTGGCCCAGCTCGGTGGACTCGATATCGTGATAGCGAACGCCGGAATCCTCTCCGTCGGTGCGTCTTTCGAGCTGTCCGAGCAGAGCTGGTCGCAGGTGATCGATACCAATCTGTCGGGGGTGTGGCGCACGACCAAAGCTGCGGTGCCACATCTGATCGCCGGGGATAAGGGCGGCTCGATCGTGCTCACCAGCAGCATCGCCGGGCTCGTCGGCCAGCCCGGGATCGGGCACTACGTCGCGGCCAAGCACGGCGTGGTCGGGCTGATGAAGACGCTGGCTCTTGAGCTCGCGCCGCTGAGTATCCGCGTCAACAGCATCCACCCGACCAACGTGGATACTCCGATGATTATGAACGAGGCGACCTATCGGGTCTTCCTGCCCGATGATCCCCACCCGACCAGGGAGAAATTCGCGGTGCCAGCCGGCGAGATGAACGCGCTGCCGGTGCCGTGGATCGAGCCCGGCGATGTGAGCAATGCGGTGTTGTTTCTGGCCAGCGACGAGGCTCGTTATATCACCGGGATCTCGCTGCCGATCGATGCGGGCGCGGTGATCAAGTGA
- a CDS encoding NAD(P)-binding protein, whose protein sequence is MSNHMTGDDVFDVLVIGAGAGGMAAAARLNRLGYRTLLAESRDRVGGRASTVDIEGFRVNTGALIIETGGENGKLFDDLDLRMGTRLPTQPLVLRLGKRDIPVMNGVSGAALQALVSLLGVTARRFPRLRPAPRRTLADVTARRGPFLRGLLRNLTSALFAAEPADVEAALLFDYLTKPKALDTYAMHPEGSIGPWQVLADDFERGGGVLWLNSEVSRFTFDDAGSVDGAIVRRDGADVSVAVRAAVSNAGPVATVRMCGDENLPDGYAERIRAQSAPSTLITVNFASRRPLTTVPGVVFFGPTRRLAYAANLTETCPEMAPLGWHLYAGASTPHPATGTFDEAAEVEMLKADLAEHFPGFDTAKILSIQICAGEDWPAQRAIAGRDLPQATTIPNLFNVGDGVREWATAGQSGCVHSARLVVERIASQLPVLAKRVDGVV, encoded by the coding sequence GTGTCGAACCATATGACCGGTGACGACGTGTTCGACGTCCTGGTGATCGGTGCTGGCGCCGGAGGAATGGCGGCTGCGGCACGCCTGAACCGCCTCGGGTACCGGACCCTGCTGGCGGAAAGCCGGGACCGAGTCGGCGGACGCGCCTCGACGGTCGACATCGAGGGATTCCGGGTCAACACCGGCGCGTTGATCATCGAGACCGGCGGCGAAAACGGGAAGCTGTTCGACGACTTGGATTTACGGATGGGGACCAGGTTGCCTACCCAGCCGCTCGTGTTGCGTTTGGGCAAACGCGACATCCCGGTGATGAACGGGGTCTCCGGTGCGGCATTGCAAGCATTGGTGTCGCTGCTGGGTGTCACCGCTCGTCGCTTCCCTCGGCTGCGGCCCGCGCCGCGGCGCACGCTCGCTGACGTGACGGCCCGCCGCGGCCCGTTCCTACGTGGCCTGCTGCGCAACCTGACCAGCGCCCTGTTCGCCGCCGAGCCCGCCGACGTGGAAGCCGCGTTGCTGTTCGACTACCTCACCAAACCGAAGGCCTTGGACACCTACGCGATGCACCCCGAAGGCAGCATCGGTCCGTGGCAGGTGTTGGCTGACGACTTCGAGCGCGGCGGCGGGGTGCTATGGCTGAATAGCGAGGTCAGCCGGTTCACATTCGACGATGCCGGGTCCGTCGATGGCGCGATCGTGCGTCGCGACGGTGCCGACGTCTCGGTCGCGGTACGCGCCGCGGTCAGCAATGCCGGCCCGGTGGCAACGGTACGAATGTGCGGCGATGAGAACCTGCCCGACGGCTACGCGGAACGCATCCGTGCGCAGTCGGCGCCGAGCACTCTGATCACGGTGAACTTCGCGAGCCGGCGCCCGCTGACCACGGTGCCGGGAGTGGTGTTCTTCGGTCCGACCCGGCGCTTGGCGTATGCGGCCAATCTGACCGAGACGTGTCCCGAGATGGCGCCACTCGGATGGCATCTCTACGCCGGCGCCAGCACGCCGCATCCGGCTACCGGTACCTTCGACGAAGCCGCCGAGGTCGAGATGTTGAAAGCCGATCTTGCCGAACACTTTCCGGGCTTCGATACGGCGAAGATCTTGTCGATCCAAATCTGTGCGGGGGAGGACTGGCCGGCCCAACGGGCAATCGCAGGCCGCGACCTTCCGCAGGCCACCACGATTCCCAACCTGTTCAACGTCGGCGACGGAGTGCGGGAATGGGCGACGGCGGGGCAGAGTGGCTGCGTCCACTCGGCCCGGTTGGTGGTCGAACGCATTGCGTCGCAGTTACCGGTGCTGGCTAAGCGGGTCGACGGTGTGGTTTGA
- a CDS encoding enoyl-CoA hydratase-related protein, whose amino-acid sequence MSVTETVDADGVAELVVRHPPANAYTIGDLARLTELLRSYEHREEVRVAVLRADGNGFCAGGDLKEVQSLSGFEGILGQARGSQDSSLAISECPVPVIGCIHGYCVGVGVLLAGTCDVLVGCAATKFVLAEVDNGATTGGVQALGLLPEKRMRAAMFTCEPIDISELYAYGSVYHVEPTVVAAVDRAREIAATIAKKTPRVVRAMKQSLNNTAARDLRTLYRQELSYTFELNMLGDASVARQTFLDRTRTGYLDGD is encoded by the coding sequence GTGTCCGTAACCGAGACGGTCGATGCCGACGGAGTCGCCGAGCTGGTGGTGCGCCACCCGCCCGCCAATGCCTACACCATCGGCGATCTGGCTCGGCTCACCGAATTGCTGCGCAGCTACGAGCACCGCGAAGAGGTGCGGGTTGCCGTGTTGCGTGCCGACGGCAACGGGTTCTGCGCCGGCGGTGATCTCAAGGAGGTCCAGTCGCTGTCCGGGTTTGAAGGAATCCTGGGCCAGGCAAGGGGCTCGCAGGATTCCAGCTTGGCGATCTCCGAGTGCCCCGTACCGGTGATCGGTTGCATCCACGGTTACTGCGTCGGGGTGGGGGTGCTGCTGGCCGGGACCTGTGACGTGCTCGTCGGTTGTGCCGCAACAAAGTTCGTGCTCGCCGAGGTCGACAACGGAGCGACGACCGGTGGCGTGCAGGCGCTCGGCCTGCTGCCCGAGAAGCGGATGCGCGCCGCGATGTTCACCTGCGAACCGATCGACATCTCCGAGCTGTACGCCTACGGCAGCGTCTACCACGTGGAACCGACCGTGGTGGCGGCGGTGGACAGGGCCAGGGAGATCGCGGCGACGATTGCGAAAAAGACGCCTCGGGTAGTGCGCGCGATGAAGCAGTCGTTGAACAACACTGCCGCTCGTGACCTACGCACGCTGTATCGACAGGAGCTCAGCTACACCTTCGAGCTCAATATGCTCGGAGACGCCTCCGTTGCCAGGCAAACCTTCCTGGATCGGACTCGCACGGGCTACCTGGACGGCGACTGA
- a CDS encoding cytochrome P450, whose product MTSSAVDRNLAVLLHTFDLFDPEHENWKYDAFAYAREHCPVVRTETELTGPMWMVTRYADVRTVLEDPETFSSQGGSPAPTPIGLGPLDSDPPLHTGFRKLLNPYLSRKYALTFEDEMRDIARELIAGFVDKGEVELLGQFAGPFVSRVLASVVFKETDMAKMERAKEVVFAVTEDGTEQDFINLGMLAAEYLSAATENPPEEDGILRSLVTGTVDGKPLEPHEALGAICVLFLGGLDTTRSAIGTIAMNIALQPELEARVRDPRWVRNDMDEFIRHASPVASFGRTVTRDTEVGGCPMRKGDRVLVRFDSANRDEEKFPDADRLQFDPPRGGNAGFGLGIHRCVGMHLARVEIAIAFEELLARITNLKFDGDPAELKWAPGIANCPDRVPLTFEKL is encoded by the coding sequence ATGACCTCTTCCGCTGTTGATCGCAACCTCGCCGTCCTGCTCCACACTTTCGACCTGTTCGACCCTGAACACGAGAACTGGAAGTACGACGCTTTCGCCTACGCTCGCGAGCATTGTCCGGTCGTGCGTACCGAAACCGAACTGACCGGTCCAATGTGGATGGTGACTCGCTACGCCGACGTCCGCACCGTCCTCGAGGATCCGGAAACGTTCTCCTCGCAGGGAGGTTCACCCGCGCCTACCCCGATCGGGCTCGGCCCGCTGGACTCGGATCCTCCGCTGCACACCGGATTTCGCAAGCTCCTTAACCCGTACCTGTCGCGCAAATACGCACTGACATTCGAGGACGAGATGCGCGACATCGCCCGTGAGTTGATCGCGGGGTTCGTCGACAAAGGAGAAGTTGAGCTCCTCGGTCAGTTCGCCGGGCCGTTCGTGTCGCGGGTGCTGGCGTCCGTGGTCTTCAAGGAGACTGACATGGCCAAAATGGAGCGGGCCAAGGAGGTCGTCTTCGCCGTGACCGAGGACGGCACCGAACAGGATTTCATAAATCTGGGGATGCTCGCCGCCGAATACCTCTCCGCGGCCACCGAAAACCCGCCGGAGGAAGACGGCATCCTGCGGTCCCTGGTCACCGGCACGGTCGACGGTAAGCCACTGGAACCGCACGAGGCGCTGGGCGCCATCTGCGTGCTGTTCCTGGGCGGGCTGGACACGACGCGCTCAGCGATCGGAACCATCGCCATGAATATCGCGCTGCAGCCCGAACTTGAAGCCCGCGTGCGAGATCCGCGTTGGGTGCGTAACGACATGGACGAGTTCATTCGGCACGCGTCCCCGGTGGCCAGCTTCGGGCGCACGGTCACCCGCGACACAGAGGTCGGCGGCTGCCCGATGCGCAAGGGCGACCGGGTGCTGGTTCGATTCGACTCGGCCAACCGTGACGAAGAGAAGTTCCCAGACGCCGATCGGCTGCAGTTCGACCCACCGCGCGGCGGCAACGCCGGCTTCGGTCTGGGCATCCACCGATGCGTCGGTATGCACCTGGCCCGGGTCGAGATCGCGATCGCGTTTGAAGAACTGCTGGCGCGGATCACCAACCTCAAGTTCGACGGGGATCCGGCCGAACTCAAGTGGGCTCCCGGTATCGCCAACTGCCCCGACCGCGTCCCCCTCACATTCGAAAAGCTCTAA
- a CDS encoding ferredoxin, translated as MTIDPGKCQGHGRCVLVAPAYFDMDDAGFGTVLRDDVEDVDKADIDEAVLSCPEHAVTME; from the coding sequence GTGACCATTGACCCAGGTAAGTGCCAGGGGCACGGCCGGTGCGTGCTCGTCGCGCCGGCGTATTTCGACATGGACGACGCAGGTTTCGGGACGGTACTGCGTGACGATGTCGAGGACGTGGACAAGGCCGATATCGACGAGGCGGTGCTGAGCTGCCCGGAGCACGCCGTGACGATGGAGTGA
- a CDS encoding NAD(P)H-dependent flavin oxidoreductase: MWRRFQELVGVEYPVMQDGMGPSPTTYLAAAVSAAGGLGTVSCPSIVNTSEEFLRRGFRSAIEYVASNTDRPFAVNVPVGRTPDGELLLVSRTCIDEAISVKRDGGRAGEQLRAIVTSAGFAGEFGSAIRESGLVHMAKVGSVRHALKAAESGANVIIASGYEMGGHTHAKGVHTMVLAPQVIDALDVPVVVSGGVCDGRGLAAVLAMGGAAAAMGTRFIATQEHQWHQAYKQRIVDAKEWEDVVYGGIYAPIRGLRNGAITALDKARESLSPEEFQAWEEEQIRVAQRDGDVERGLLVAGQVSAAIHDIPTVAELVTRIVAQARELLAASASVLKEPACP, from the coding sequence ATGTGGCGCCGATTCCAGGAGCTCGTTGGTGTCGAATATCCGGTCATGCAAGACGGCATGGGCCCCTCGCCCACGACATACCTCGCCGCCGCAGTATCGGCGGCCGGCGGGCTGGGCACCGTGAGCTGTCCGAGTATCGTCAACACCTCAGAAGAATTCCTGCGCAGGGGTTTTCGCAGTGCCATCGAGTATGTCGCCTCGAACACCGATCGGCCCTTCGCGGTCAACGTGCCCGTCGGTCGCACTCCTGACGGAGAGCTGTTGCTGGTCAGCCGGACCTGTATCGACGAGGCGATATCGGTCAAGCGGGATGGCGGCCGGGCCGGCGAACAGTTACGCGCGATCGTGACATCGGCGGGTTTCGCCGGCGAATTCGGCTCCGCCATCCGAGAATCGGGTCTGGTACACATGGCCAAGGTGGGTTCGGTGCGGCACGCGCTGAAGGCCGCCGAATCCGGCGCGAACGTCATCATCGCTTCCGGCTATGAGATGGGCGGTCATACCCACGCCAAGGGTGTGCACACAATGGTGTTGGCGCCACAGGTGATTGATGCCCTCGATGTCCCGGTGGTGGTGTCCGGCGGCGTTTGCGACGGGCGTGGGCTTGCCGCGGTGCTGGCGATGGGCGGAGCCGCGGCGGCAATGGGGACTCGCTTCATCGCCACCCAGGAGCATCAATGGCATCAGGCCTACAAGCAGCGCATCGTCGACGCCAAAGAGTGGGAGGACGTTGTCTACGGCGGCATCTACGCACCGATCCGCGGGCTGCGCAATGGCGCGATCACCGCGCTGGACAAGGCGCGAGAGTCACTGTCGCCCGAGGAGTTTCAGGCTTGGGAAGAGGAACAGATACGTGTGGCCCAGCGCGACGGCGACGTCGAGCGCGGCCTACTGGTCGCCGGGCAGGTATCCGCGGCGATCCACGACATTCCTACCGTCGCCGAGCTCGTCACGCGCATCGTCGCCCAGGCGCGTGAGCTGCTGGCCGCTTCGGCGTCGGTGTTGAAAGAGCCGGCGTGTCCGTAA